The Haloplanus salinarum genome includes a region encoding these proteins:
- a CDS encoding PrsW family intramembrane metalloprotease, with product MSRRRDPVEERAGADVDLYDIATWEPRGVLDGVASGIYRVFVASTRLFVVGVALLILIGIGGLSALTDPQIGALTLLSALPALALALYVRRSDVTSGEPLSVLVATFLLGVLTANFAAVLNSYSQGLFAGFGFLGTALFFYLVVGPVEETVKLLAVRLYAYGHDRFEAVLDGTVYGAVAGLGFATIENALYITQSLDAPTATAGLGLIGVGGGITAVRALAGPGHVIYSAFAGYYLGLAKFNREHRGPIIVKGLIVAALIHATYNTTVGIGTGLIGFATGLGQLPSFLLYVLLYDGVFGFVLFRKIRRYNRTYRTVHDDERAEESAFASEPTEFDP from the coding sequence ATGTCGCGTAGACGGGACCCGGTCGAGGAGCGCGCCGGCGCCGACGTCGACCTGTACGACATCGCCACGTGGGAACCGCGCGGGGTGCTCGACGGGGTGGCGTCGGGCATCTATCGCGTCTTCGTGGCGTCGACTCGGCTGTTCGTCGTCGGCGTCGCCCTCCTCATCCTGATCGGGATCGGGGGGCTGAGCGCGCTGACCGATCCACAGATCGGTGCGCTGACGCTCCTCTCGGCGCTCCCGGCGCTCGCGCTCGCGCTCTACGTCCGCCGCTCCGACGTGACCAGCGGCGAACCGCTCTCCGTACTCGTCGCAACCTTCCTGCTCGGCGTGTTGACCGCGAACTTCGCGGCCGTGCTCAACTCCTACTCGCAGGGGCTGTTCGCCGGGTTCGGCTTCCTCGGCACCGCGCTGTTCTTCTATCTCGTCGTCGGGCCCGTCGAGGAGACGGTGAAACTCCTCGCGGTCCGGCTCTACGCCTACGGCCACGACCGGTTCGAGGCCGTCCTCGACGGCACGGTGTACGGGGCCGTCGCCGGCCTCGGATTCGCCACCATCGAGAACGCCCTCTACATCACCCAGAGTCTCGACGCGCCGACGGCCACCGCCGGCCTCGGCCTCATCGGCGTCGGCGGCGGCATCACCGCCGTCCGCGCGCTCGCCGGCCCCGGCCACGTCATCTACTCCGCCTTCGCCGGCTACTACCTCGGCCTCGCGAAGTTCAACCGCGAACACCGCGGCCCGATCATCGTCAAGGGCCTCATCGTCGCCGCCCTCATCCACGCCACCTACAACACCACCGTCGGCATCGGGACGGGGCTGATCGGCTTCGCGACCGGTCTCGGTCAACTCCCCTCGTTCCTGCTCTACGTCCTGCTCTACGACGGGGTCTTCGGGTTCGTGCTCTTCCGGAAGATCCGACGGTACAACCGCACCTACCGCACGGTACACGACGACGAGCGGGCCGAGGAGTCGGCCTTCGCGTCCGAGCCGACGGAGTTCGACCCCTAA
- a CDS encoding DUF6432 family protein: protein MKAKREFRDRADVEVAVLDALVDRGEDGMTVFELRAAVEVDIDTLEDALAELKSDSLIVVESNDGRTVVLPDDRVVPDPREAPAEDESLLDAVRDRLGL from the coding sequence ATGAAGGCCAAACGGGAGTTCCGGGACCGCGCGGACGTCGAGGTGGCGGTCCTCGACGCGCTGGTCGACCGCGGCGAGGACGGCATGACCGTCTTCGAACTCCGTGCGGCCGTCGAAGTCGACATCGACACGCTCGAAGACGCCCTCGCGGAGCTGAAGTCGGACTCGCTCATCGTCGTCGAATCGAACGACGGCCGGACGGTCGTGCTCCCGGACGACCGCGTCGTCCCCGACCCGAGGGAGGCGCCCGCGGAGGACGAAAGCCTGCTCGACGCCGTCCGCGACCGGCTGGGACTCTGA
- a CDS encoding M24 family metallopeptidase yields MVDATETERALSTVAAGHRAVATRLDGATVVDGRLRADGDPLTAERLATAAEAAVAEAGGDADTRVRPSGDRIQPGEPVVVAVRPAVLGAPLARTFVVDGGGGWDRRAAVAVEMAHDAVSRVAEPGRPAGRLVDEAVAELGAYGLTPTEDPVARTAAGDPIDRSDETPLAAGQVFVLDPTAVDPDPAADRGRIRIGAFYVVTESGCRVLGDLPTSLSPDAYR; encoded by the coding sequence GTGGTCGACGCCACCGAGACGGAGCGTGCCCTCTCGACGGTCGCCGCCGGCCACCGCGCCGTGGCGACCCGCCTCGACGGAGCCACGGTAGTCGACGGTCGCCTCCGTGCCGACGGCGACCCCCTCACGGCCGAACGGCTGGCGACCGCCGCCGAGGCCGCCGTCGCCGAGGCGGGCGGCGACGCCGACACACGGGTCCGTCCGAGCGGCGACCGGATCCAGCCGGGCGAACCGGTCGTCGTGGCGGTCCGTCCGGCGGTCCTCGGTGCCCCCCTCGCCCGCACCTTCGTCGTCGACGGCGGCGGCGGGTGGGACCGCCGTGCGGCCGTGGCCGTCGAGATGGCCCACGACGCCGTCTCCCGCGTCGCCGAACCCGGCCGCCCCGCCGGACGACTCGTCGACGAGGCGGTCGCGGAACTGGGGGCCTACGGGCTGACCCCGACGGAGGACCCCGTGGCCCGCACGGCCGCGGGCGACCCGATCGACCGCTCGGACGAGACGCCGCTCGCCGCGGGGCAGGTGTTCGTCCTCGATCCGACGGCGGTCGACCCCGACCCCGCGGCCGACCGCGGCCGGATCCGGATCGGGGCGTTCTACGTCGTCACCGAGTCGGGCTGTCGGGTCCTCGGTGACCTCCCCACGTCGCTGTCGCCGGACGCGTACCGGTAG
- a CDS encoding FAD-dependent oxidoreductase yields the protein MSGTYDLVIVGGGISGASLLYTTAKFTDIDSIALIEKESEIAAINSHHTNNSQTLHFGDIETNYTLEKAEEVKEGAELLAGYLEHHDADREMHAKRSKMVLAVGDEEVSKLERRYDEEGFGDLFPKLRPIEREEIAEIEPAVVEGRDPETELLALQTPDGYVVDYGETAKSFVDRADDEPHVDVYTGTAVTDVTPTLDGYTIETEDGRFDCSAAVVAAGCHSLQIAKELGYGQDKVLLPVAGSFFLADDLLNGKVYTLQMKKLPFAAVHGDADVHDSSITRFGPTAKLVPALERGRLSTVTDFLDVFGLNAAAALSYANILSDRVLLPYVLRNLVYDLPEVGRRQFLPHVRKVVPDVDLDDIERAKGYGGVRPQIVDTSAKSLDMGEAKIVGDDIVFNITPSPGASTCLKNAMRDTRTVLDFLDADYEFDEAAFRADTIDNFPRGTEGDESTGTDPAGVPAADD from the coding sequence ATGTCTGGTACGTACGATCTGGTCATCGTCGGCGGCGGTATCAGCGGCGCATCGCTCCTCTACACCACCGCGAAGTTCACCGACATCGACTCGATCGCGTTGATCGAGAAGGAGTCGGAGATCGCGGCCATCAACTCACATCACACGAACAACTCCCAGACCCTCCACTTCGGCGACATCGAGACGAACTACACCTTAGAGAAGGCGGAGGAGGTAAAGGAGGGGGCGGAACTCCTCGCTGGCTACCTGGAGCACCACGACGCGGACCGCGAGATGCACGCAAAGCGGAGCAAGATGGTGCTCGCGGTCGGCGACGAGGAGGTGTCAAAGCTCGAACGCCGCTACGACGAGGAGGGGTTCGGCGACCTCTTCCCCAAACTGCGGCCGATCGAGCGCGAGGAGATCGCGGAGATCGAACCCGCTGTCGTCGAGGGGCGGGATCCCGAGACCGAACTCCTGGCGCTCCAGACCCCCGACGGCTACGTCGTCGACTACGGCGAGACGGCGAAGTCCTTCGTCGACCGCGCGGACGACGAGCCACACGTCGACGTCTACACGGGGACCGCGGTCACGGACGTCACGCCGACGCTCGACGGCTACACGATCGAGACCGAGGACGGCCGCTTCGACTGTTCGGCGGCCGTCGTCGCCGCCGGCTGTCACAGCCTCCAGATCGCGAAGGAACTCGGCTACGGCCAGGACAAGGTGTTGCTCCCCGTCGCCGGGAGCTTCTTCCTCGCGGACGACCTCCTGAACGGGAAGGTATACACCCTGCAGATGAAGAAACTCCCCTTCGCGGCCGTCCACGGCGACGCCGACGTCCACGATTCGAGCATCACGCGCTTCGGGCCGACCGCGAAGCTCGTGCCCGCGCTCGAACGCGGCCGCCTCTCGACGGTGACCGACTTCCTCGACGTGTTCGGGCTGAACGCCGCCGCGGCGCTCAGCTACGCCAACATCCTCTCCGATCGGGTCCTCCTCCCCTACGTCCTGCGGAACCTCGTGTACGACCTCCCCGAGGTGGGGCGCCGGCAGTTCCTCCCGCACGTCCGGAAGGTCGTCCCGGACGTCGACCTCGACGACATCGAGCGCGCGAAGGGGTACGGGGGTGTCCGTCCACAGATCGTCGATACCTCGGCGAAGTCCCTCGACATGGGCGAGGCGAAGATCGTCGGCGACGACATCGTCTTCAACATCACGCCCTCGCCGGGCGCCTCGACGTGTCTGAAAAACGCCATGCGTGACACGCGGACGGTGCTCGACTTCCTCGACGCGGACTACGAGTTCGACGAGGCGGCGTTCCGCGCGGACACCATCGACAACTTCCCCCGCGGGACCGAGGGCGACGAGTCGACCGGCACCGACCCCGCCGGCGTCCCCGCCGCCGACGACTGA
- a CDS encoding DUF7093 family protein, with product MGLRCLLGHEYANREVEREREERGDEVVVTYRTVETCERCGERRIVSENKEVRPVRDPTEEGVTTGLGGGVTPDLDADDAEAEATTDAETPATGGKPADDGAEVDPDSGSEPAVEADVDPVSAHESETAEADPSPAHDPATAEADTDPSPSAEEDDAVILDDDGPSVDREPGEWPGADDTTADTADDAEETAAVPEADDGTTVVEGEGWPDPEGEDEGFDAAPGDAAPDDVALDEEVGPAVGDGTAANGTTEAAGGAAGKQFVAAQEVEPVGDDRTTAAETEFFCPNCGHARGAGGSSMRAGDICPECHQGYIAERER from the coding sequence ATGGGACTCAGGTGCCTACTGGGACACGAATACGCGAACCGCGAGGTGGAGCGTGAGCGGGAGGAGCGCGGCGACGAGGTGGTCGTGACGTACCGGACCGTCGAGACCTGTGAGCGGTGTGGGGAACGCCGGATCGTCAGCGAGAACAAGGAGGTCCGCCCCGTGCGGGACCCGACCGAGGAGGGCGTGACGACGGGACTCGGCGGCGGCGTGACGCCCGATCTGGACGCCGACGACGCCGAGGCGGAGGCGACGACGGACGCGGAGACGCCGGCCACCGGGGGGAAGCCGGCGGACGACGGCGCCGAGGTGGATCCGGACTCGGGGTCGGAGCCGGCCGTCGAGGCCGACGTCGATCCGGTGTCCGCCCACGAGTCGGAGACCGCCGAGGCCGACCCGTCGCCCGCCCACGACCCGGCGACCGCCGAGGCCGATACCGATCCGTCGCCCAGCGCGGAGGAGGACGACGCGGTTATCCTCGACGACGACGGACCGAGTGTCGACCGGGAGCCCGGGGAGTGGCCCGGTGCCGACGACACCACCGCCGACACCGCCGACGACGCGGAGGAGACGGCGGCCGTCCCGGAGGCCGACGACGGCACGACCGTGGTCGAAGGCGAGGGGTGGCCCGACCCCGAGGGCGAGGACGAGGGATTCGACGCGGCGCCCGGCGACGCGGCGCCGGACGACGTCGCTCTCGACGAGGAGGTGGGGCCCGCCGTCGGGGACGGCACCGCCGCGAACGGGACGACCGAGGCGGCCGGCGGCGCCGCGGGCAAGCAGTTCGTCGCCGCCCAGGAGGTCGAACCCGTCGGCGACGACCGAACGACGGCGGCGGAGACGGAGTTCTTCTGTCCCAACTGTGGTCACGCCCGGGGTGCGGGCGGGTCGTCGATGCGCGCCGGCGACATCTGTCCCGAGTGTCACCAGGGCTACATCGCCGAGCGCGAGCGGTGA
- a CDS encoding DUF5611 family protein, translated as MKEYKMRRGETLDENAPDLKGTVEEYFGSVTGTEEYEGNDLFVVGEPDNPVFERIVAGAAEYSGKKDKLAVHFEEKPAAQVIEEGHADAAEDAVNAKNDFLLEVTGRDAKSRRDSMKRSVEDDPDDVPNA; from the coding sequence ATGAAGGAGTACAAGATGCGTCGCGGGGAAACTCTGGACGAGAACGCGCCGGATCTGAAAGGGACGGTCGAGGAGTACTTCGGCTCGGTCACGGGAACCGAGGAGTACGAAGGGAACGACCTCTTCGTGGTCGGCGAGCCCGACAACCCCGTGTTCGAGCGCATCGTCGCCGGTGCGGCGGAGTACAGCGGCAAGAAGGACAAGCTCGCGGTGCACTTCGAGGAGAAGCCGGCCGCACAGGTCATCGAGGAGGGTCACGCCGACGCCGCCGAGGACGCGGTGAACGCGAAAAACGACTTCCTGCTCGAGGTGACGGGTCGGGACGCCAAATCCCGCCGCGACTCGATGAAACGCTCCGTCGAGGACGACCCCGACGACGTCCCGAACGCCTAG
- a CDS encoding aminomethyltransferase family protein, with amino-acid sequence MTRGLHADYGAEFETRDGRTVVAHYGRPERTHLAVRNGVGVIEMDYGVVVVEGADAVDFVDNTVSNRVPAADGEGCYALLLDPQGGIETDCYVYSADERLLCFTPAERATPLAEDWSDKVFIQDVSVRDATDEFAVFGVHGPSATETVATLLAGASVPETPLTFVRGSLAGTGVTVVATDEQTGETGYEVVCAADDAEDVLDALLTRGTPTTPVGHRTWNTLTLEAGTPRFDTELVGRVPNVAGVRNALDFDKGCYVGQEVVSRVENQGRPSERLVGLTLDTVPDAGATVVDADGADVGAVTRGATSPSLDRPVALAYVDSGTLEDGPDLAVSVDGETVDVTVTALPFVEGSGRSARLPRYSD; translated from the coding sequence ATGACACGGGGTCTCCACGCCGACTACGGCGCCGAGTTCGAGACGCGCGACGGGCGAACCGTCGTCGCCCACTACGGCCGTCCCGAGCGCACCCACCTCGCGGTCCGCAACGGCGTCGGCGTCATCGAGATGGACTACGGCGTCGTCGTCGTCGAGGGAGCCGACGCCGTCGACTTCGTCGACAACACCGTCTCGAACCGCGTCCCCGCGGCCGACGGCGAGGGCTGTTACGCGCTCCTGCTCGACCCCCAGGGCGGCATCGAGACCGACTGTTACGTCTACAGCGCCGACGAGCGCCTGCTCTGTTTCACCCCGGCGGAGCGTGCGACGCCCCTCGCCGAGGACTGGAGCGACAAGGTGTTCATCCAGGACGTCTCGGTCCGCGACGCCACCGACGAGTTCGCCGTCTTCGGCGTCCACGGCCCGTCGGCGACCGAGACGGTCGCCACCCTTCTGGCGGGGGCGAGCGTCCCCGAGACGCCCCTGACGTTCGTCCGCGGCTCCCTCGCCGGCACCGGCGTGACCGTCGTCGCGACGGACGAGCAGACCGGCGAGACGGGCTACGAGGTCGTCTGTGCCGCTGACGACGCCGAGGACGTCCTCGACGCCCTCCTCACCCGCGGCACGCCGACGACGCCGGTCGGCCACCGGACCTGGAACACGTTGACCCTCGAGGCGGGGACGCCGCGTTTCGACACCGAACTCGTCGGCCGCGTGCCGAACGTCGCCGGCGTGCGCAACGCGCTCGACTTCGACAAGGGATGTTACGTCGGCCAGGAGGTCGTCTCCCGCGTCGAGAACCAGGGGCGGCCCAGCGAGCGACTGGTCGGCCTCACCCTCGATACCGTCCCCGACGCGGGCGCGACGGTCGTCGACGCCGACGGCGCCGACGTCGGCGCGGTGACCCGCGGCGCCACGAGTCCGTCGCTCGATCGCCCGGTCGCGCTCGCGTACGTCGACAGCGGAACCCTCGAGGACGGCCCCGACCTCGCAGTATCCGTCGACGGCGAGACCGTCGACGTGACGGTGACGGCCCTCCCCTTCGTCGAGGGGAGCGGTCGCTCGGCCCGCCTGCCCCGTTACTCCGACTGA
- a CDS encoding DUF7533 family protein — protein MRLGILDTLGLVATVIFAVPVGVFGVETALAGRPMLGVGLIVVAALMVLLPQRLTTPTDLPAAVVERVVGGAVTEPDDDEE, from the coding sequence ATGCGACTCGGGATCCTCGACACGCTCGGGCTGGTGGCGACCGTGATCTTCGCCGTCCCGGTGGGGGTGTTCGGGGTCGAGACGGCCCTCGCCGGGCGGCCGATGCTCGGCGTCGGACTGATCGTCGTCGCGGCGCTGATGGTGCTCCTGCCCCAGCGGCTCACCACCCCAACCGACCTGCCGGCGGCAGTCGTCGAACGCGTGGTCGGGGGCGCGGTGACGGAGCCGGACGACGACGAGGAGTGA
- a CDS encoding geranylgeranyl reductase family protein yields the protein MYDLVVVGVGPAGARLARRTAEAGYDVLALEKGTVGTPLACSGHVSTDIWDYVPEGSAADLRQNRVYGANFHLGGPGSRAYPFYKTDEVSNVIDRVALDRTLADAARAAGADVREGHTVTGVTVADDRATVTARADGGTVTFETRLVAGCDGPASRVRREAGLPEPSETLHGVLAFDETPDHGDFVDVHLTVPRFFAWRIPRGDAGVEYGLAAPPGADVTERFERLTDAYGVETDRRCSGGIPIGPPDTVTGDRVFLVGDAAAQTKPFTGGGILYGMTAADRAAETIDPDDPTTLAAYERAWRAELGREIRLGGLIRRAYSLPDPVQRLGLGALDGEIGVHMDRPTSFFSAAHLRALAGGLLPWRGDDDPTRTDAGQSE from the coding sequence ATGTACGATCTCGTCGTGGTCGGCGTCGGGCCGGCGGGGGCACGCCTCGCCCGCCGGACCGCCGAGGCCGGGTACGACGTCCTCGCCCTCGAGAAGGGGACGGTAGGAACGCCGCTCGCCTGCTCCGGCCACGTCAGCACCGACATCTGGGACTACGTGCCCGAGGGGAGCGCGGCCGACCTCCGACAGAACCGCGTCTACGGCGCGAACTTCCACCTCGGCGGCCCCGGGTCCCGCGCCTACCCCTTCTACAAGACCGACGAGGTGTCGAACGTCATCGACCGCGTGGCGCTTGATCGCACCCTCGCCGACGCCGCGCGGGCCGCCGGCGCCGACGTGCGCGAGGGCCACACCGTCACCGGCGTGACCGTCGCGGACGACCGCGCGACGGTGACCGCCCGGGCCGACGGGGGGACTGTCACGTTCGAGACGCGACTGGTCGCCGGCTGTGACGGTCCCGCCTCGCGGGTGCGCCGCGAGGCCGGCCTCCCGGAGCCGTCCGAGACGCTCCACGGCGTCCTCGCGTTCGACGAGACGCCGGACCACGGCGACTTCGTCGACGTCCACCTGACGGTGCCGCGCTTCTTCGCGTGGCGTATCCCTCGCGGCGACGCGGGCGTCGAGTACGGCCTCGCGGCGCCGCCCGGCGCCGACGTGACCGAGCGCTTCGAGCGCCTGACCGACGCCTACGGCGTCGAGACGGATCGCCGCTGCTCGGGGGGGATCCCCATCGGTCCGCCCGACACCGTCACGGGCGACCGGGTCTTCCTCGTCGGCGACGCCGCCGCCCAGACCAAACCCTTCACCGGCGGCGGCATCCTCTACGGCATGACGGCGGCGGACCGTGCCGCCGAGACGATCGATCCCGACGACCCCACGACGCTCGCGGCCTACGAGCGAGCGTGGCGGGCCGAACTCGGCCGCGAGATCCGACTCGGGGGGCTGATCCGCCGGGCGTACTCCCTGCCCGATCCGGTCCAGCGGCTCGGACTCGGGGCGCTCGACGGCGAAATCGGGGTCCACATGGATCGGCCGACCTCCTTCTTCTCGGCGGCACACCTCCGCGCGCTCGCGGGTGGCCTCCTCCCCTGGCGGGGGGACGACGATCCGACGCGGACGGACGCGGGTCAGTCGGAGTAA
- a CDS encoding SDR family NAD(P)-dependent oxidoreductase, translated as MLTTDLSDRVALVTGSAKGVGRELALSMAEAGAAVAVHYHTSAEAARATAAVAREESGRATTVQGDVTDPDDVDAMFDAVETDLGTVDVLVNNVGDFAPRHWEDIDFETWNRVLETNLNGTYLCSKRALPAMREAEFGRIVNVGYAGTERALVYPKNFPYLVAKTGVIMFTRMLANDTTEDGITVNCISPYVVENSDEFPDEAPRGRWASFADLRQVLFFFLDADSDYVSGENVEVDGGWIPEAL; from the coding sequence ATGCTCACGACCGACCTCTCCGACCGGGTCGCACTGGTGACGGGTAGCGCGAAGGGCGTCGGCCGCGAACTGGCCCTCTCGATGGCCGAGGCGGGGGCGGCGGTGGCGGTCCACTACCACACGAGCGCCGAGGCGGCGCGGGCGACGGCCGCGGTGGCCAGGGAGGAGAGCGGTCGCGCGACGACGGTACAGGGCGACGTGACCGACCCCGACGACGTCGACGCGATGTTCGACGCCGTCGAGACGGACCTCGGCACCGTCGACGTCCTCGTCAACAACGTCGGCGACTTCGCGCCCCGCCACTGGGAGGACATCGACTTCGAGACGTGGAACCGGGTGCTGGAGACGAACCTCAACGGCACCTACCTCTGTTCGAAACGGGCGCTCCCGGCGATGCGCGAGGCCGAGTTCGGCCGCATCGTCAACGTCGGCTACGCGGGCACCGAGCGGGCGCTGGTCTACCCGAAGAACTTCCCCTACCTCGTCGCGAAAACGGGCGTCATCATGTTCACGCGGATGCTCGCCAACGACACCACCGAGGACGGCATCACCGTCAACTGCATCTCGCCGTACGTCGTCGAGAACTCCGACGAGTTCCCCGACGAGGCGCCGCGCGGCCGGTGGGCCTCCTTCGCCGACCTGCGGCAGGTGCTCTTTTTCTTCCTCGATGCCGACAGCGACTACGTGAGCGGCGAGAACGTGGAGGTGGACGGCGGCTGGATTCCGGAGGCGCTCTAG
- a CDS encoding riboflavin synthase, which translates to MFTGIVEGTGDVIGVDDADGGRRLRIGHDFDGLAAGQSISVSGVCLTVEGYGDDWFEVFLAAETVAKTYLGAVEVGDAVNLERAMPADGRFDGHIVQGHVDGVATVAAVERVGDDWRFEFDLPADLGRYVVDKGSIALDGISLTVADRDGDRIGVAVIPTTYDLTTLSSKAPGDPVHVEVDVVAKYVERLVD; encoded by the coding sequence ATGTTCACCGGTATCGTCGAGGGGACGGGCGACGTGATCGGCGTCGACGACGCCGACGGGGGCCGTCGCCTCCGGATCGGTCACGACTTCGACGGGCTCGCGGCGGGACAGTCGATCAGCGTCTCCGGCGTCTGTCTCACCGTCGAGGGCTACGGCGACGACTGGTTCGAAGTGTTCCTGGCGGCCGAGACGGTCGCGAAGACGTACCTCGGGGCGGTCGAGGTCGGCGACGCCGTCAACCTGGAGCGGGCGATGCCCGCCGACGGGCGCTTCGACGGCCACATCGTGCAGGGACACGTCGACGGCGTGGCGACGGTCGCGGCGGTCGAACGCGTCGGCGACGACTGGCGGTTCGAGTTCGACCTGCCCGCCGATTTGGGGCGGTACGTCGTCGACAAGGGCTCGATCGCGCTCGACGGGATCAGCCTCACCGTCGCCGACCGGGACGGCGACCGGATCGGCGTCGCGGTGATCCCCACGACCTACGATCTGACGACGCTCTCGTCGAAGGCGCCGGGCGATCCGGTCCACGTCGAGGTGGACGTGGTGGCGAAATACGTCGAGCGGCTGGTCGATTAG
- a CDS encoding MFS transporter gives MARDDLQFSSLYVTRFAASFGYMTVLTLLPDYIDALGATGVTVGLFITALELARTAGIVPLGWAGDRYSKRALLVGALLVSVVAYVLFAGVTTVQGFLIARVLQGFGLAGAGLLSLALVGELAPDDGRANRIGRYNAFRMAAGIVGTLGAGVLYTLTGFRVVFGLLATLLFVAAVAVRLFVEGDRTRIGGFAFTDFALNRRILTLTSFRAQYAVAVSLVRQWVPIFVGVSAAQGGLAYGTVVVGAVLAVEKFTNMLCQPVVGQLSDRRGRALFVFLGGGAYGLVALAFPFAPAVAGLVDLSVPTAGRVTGAVVAALVLNGLLGIADAVREPASMALFADEGKGEGIASSFGVRSLVWKPGSVLAPLAGGWVMGRFGIEWVFFLGGFAALAGAATFLGVLSRTHGSRALQQW, from the coding sequence ATCGCTCGCGACGACCTGCAGTTCTCCTCGCTCTACGTCACCCGGTTCGCCGCCAGTTTCGGCTACATGACGGTCTTGACGCTCCTCCCGGACTACATCGACGCGCTCGGGGCGACGGGGGTGACGGTCGGGCTGTTCATCACGGCCCTCGAACTCGCCCGGACGGCCGGCATCGTCCCGCTGGGGTGGGCGGGGGACCGGTACAGCAAGCGGGCCCTCCTCGTCGGGGCCCTCCTCGTGAGCGTCGTCGCGTACGTCCTGTTCGCCGGCGTGACGACGGTTCAGGGGTTCCTGATCGCGCGGGTGCTCCAGGGGTTCGGCCTCGCCGGCGCCGGGCTGTTGAGCCTCGCGCTCGTGGGCGAACTCGCCCCCGACGACGGCCGAGCCAACCGCATCGGCAGGTACAACGCCTTCCGGATGGCCGCCGGCATCGTGGGCACCCTCGGGGCCGGCGTGCTGTATACGCTCACGGGCTTTCGCGTCGTGTTCGGACTCCTGGCGACGCTCCTGTTCGTCGCCGCGGTGGCCGTTCGTCTGTTCGTCGAGGGCGACCGGACGCGAATCGGCGGGTTCGCGTTCACCGACTTCGCCCTGAACCGCCGCATCCTGACGCTCACGAGTTTCCGCGCCCAGTACGCCGTCGCCGTCTCGCTCGTCCGCCAGTGGGTGCCCATCTTCGTCGGCGTCTCCGCCGCCCAGGGCGGCCTCGCGTACGGGACGGTCGTGGTCGGGGCGGTCCTCGCCGTCGAGAAGTTCACGAACATGCTCTGTCAGCCGGTCGTCGGCCAGCTCTCGGACCGACGGGGGCGGGCCCTCTTCGTTTTCCTCGGCGGCGGCGCCTACGGACTGGTCGCGCTCGCCTTTCCCTTCGCCCCCGCCGTCGCCGGCCTCGTCGACCTCTCCGTCCCGACCGCGGGCCGGGTGACCGGCGCCGTGGTCGCCGCGCTGGTCCTGAACGGGCTGCTCGGGATCGCCGACGCCGTCCGGGAGCCGGCCAGCATGGCTCTCTTCGCCGACGAGGGGAAAGGCGAGGGCATCGCCAGCAGTTTCGGCGTCCGCTCGCTCGTCTGGAAGCCGGGGAGCGTCCTCGCGCCGCTCGCCGGGGGCTGGGTGATGGGCCGGTTCGGGATCGAGTGGGTCTTTTTCCTCGGCGGGTTCGCCGCCCTCGCCGGCGCCGCGACGTTTCTCGGCGTCCTCTCGCGGACCCACGGCTCGCGGGCCCTCCAGCAGTGGTGA